The nucleotide sequence CAACTTGAATATAGGCCTACCAACCTTCATTTGAACATGAAACCACTTTGTACAGCCTGGGAAGTAACcgatttaaatgtatttaaagttAATTTGCAGTCATAAGTCTCTTGCCCTTGTTTTGCATACATGTCCTTAAAGTGGACCCTGGACTGCCATAAATATTCCAGTCAAAACAACAGTGGTTTGTTTCAGGGTTGAAAGACCTCATTCAGCAACGGTCATTAAGGCCTATTAATTTTCCTTATTAAATCAAGAATCATGGCATCTTGGCCCATTGTATAGGTTTTATGGATCCTTGGATTTGTCCTAATGTGGGCCCTAAAAGGACCCAGGTTCTCTAGCATGTGGTATAGGTGGGTGGGAACCCAGGTTAAGTAGTGATTGTCTTTGGGCGGTTGAGACTAAACCTGCTCTTGTTTCCTAGGTGCTTGAACAGAAAGAACACAGGCTAGATGGACGACAGATAGACCCCAAAAGAGCAATGGCCATGAAGAAAGAACCCGTGAAGAAGATCTTTGTTGGGGGCCTTAACCCAGAGACAACGGAGGAGAAGATCCGAGAGTACTTCGGACCATTTGGAGAGGTGTGTTGCACTAAACGTGTacattatgtgcatttttgtaaACGCAGACCACATCTACAAAATGACGAGATCAAATGAAGGACTTTAAAATTCTTGAATGGAAATTCTGTCTGTGCGGTCTTGCAGTATATTAGCCATTGTAGCAGTTGCTGATATTGTACAGCACTTGTGATGAAGTACTCTTTACTGTAATGTGGCTTTGAACTTGGTTGCGCAACTGCGGAAAGGACGTGGATGACCTTAGGCTGTTTGTGTTGGTAATTGGGAAGTCTTGGTTGGTACAACATGAGTCCAcgttgcttattttatttttcgttCTCTTTCACCACTAATAGATTGAGTCCATTGAGCTCCCAATGGAcccaaagacaaacaaaagGAGGGGCTTTGTTTTCATAACGTTCAAGGAGGAGTCTCCAGTGAAGAAGGTCCTTGAAAAGAAGTACCATAACGTTAGTGGAAGCAAGGTAACAAACGGAAAGGACGGCcttgtatgtatatttttatttctcctccTTTTACTCTTTATTTTTGCATCGCCACAGTGGTTAGCTTGTTTGGGCTAGTGAAATTATGCATGCACACCTCTGCCTGTGTGTCCATATTTCTTCATGTAGAAATCTTGGCGCCCTGGGAAagatggttttaaaaatatatatatatatttagtttgGTTTTTTAAGTTGTAATTGGGTTTGTTTATATGCATGTGGTGTACTGGTGTGTTCTTGGTACATGAATAGCAAAACCATTGTAACTGCATGTCCTGGGCATAGGCGGGCACTTCCGTTTCTTCATTTCATTAGGCAGCATGTCTACCTTGTCATTGACCCACTGTCCCCCTGACTGGGTTTACTTGCAGTGTGAGATTAAAATTGCCCAACCCAAGGAGGtgtaccagcagcagcagttcgGCGGTCGAGGTGGCGGCTATGGCAGGGGCAGGGGCCGTGGTGGTGAGTCAAAAGAATCCAGTCTTTACTTAGCCTAGAACCGTggtaaccctgttcctggagatctaccatccttttccatttccaccctaatttggcacacctggttctaccaattagcagctcaacgagatctctagcagttgaatgaggtgtgcttttttagggttagagtgaaaatttacaggactgtagatctccaggatcagggttgctTACCACTGGCCTAGAACATTCCAGAGAATTCTGGTGAGCTAATATGCTCACTCTTCTAACAGGTCAGAGCCAGAACTGGAACCAGGGTTACAATAACTACTGGAACCAGGGCTATGGCAACCAAGGCTATGGCTACGGTGGACAGCAGGGCTATGGTGGCTATGGGGCTTATGGCAACTATGACTATTCACCCGGATACTATGGCTATGGCGGCGGCTACGATTACAGTAAGCATGCGCCACTGGGACGTTACATGGGCAGCATGTTTCACCTGACTTGTGTGTAGATGCTCtgaccaaccacccccccctccttgtTTCATCTTCCAGACCAGGGAAACACAAGTTACGGAAAATCCCCCAGACGTGGTGGCCACCAGAGTAGCTACAAGCCATACTGATCACATAGTACAGGTGAGGATTTTTACATGGGGCTCAGTGGTGGTTTACAAGGCCACACGGGATATGTGGGAACTGCAGCAGGACCTTTGAAGTGGATCTTTGTAGGTCGTCCGAGCCATTTATGATGCAGAATGGGTGCACTTGTCATGAGCCGTGGGTAACACTGCCTTAATTTACCTTTTGTTGACAATAGtgcagtgtctgtttttttttccttgtaccACACTGTGGACAGTTGTATTCAGACGGTACTTGCTGCTTTAACTGTGCACTAAGTTGACCATTATGGTGTCATTTGACTTGGGTATTGTAACCTTTTGAGTCTAATTGAGATTGAATTGACACAAGAAATGgattatttctaaaataaatggatgctttcgcttttttttttttttttgttctacacATGCAACAATAATTCTGTTAGGACATTTCAGTTTCGCTGATCATTATTTAGATTTGGTTTtcatagattttcttttttctggggggcgggggggtttagTTAGTTCTAGCTCAATCTGTGCAGGTATTTTTTCTCTGCTAAAGATTAAATGTGCAACTTACAGGGCTGTCTTTTCTCTGACCCTCCCTGGTACGCACATCTTTTGTATTCTGTATATACGTTGTTTTAGTGATGCCTGTAAATGTGGCATTTCTAATTGCATACATTTGCATGAAAGTTTGCTGAATCATTTGATTCCTATTTTAGAGGTCGGTAGCTTTGCAGTACTCTTCATCATGCCCACGGAATATACAGCTGTAACTAACAGTCAAGTACAGGAGTGTAAATGACTCTGTCGTTGGTCTTAGCCTCCATGATGAGCCTTGATTGATAATCTTGAGTAGTGAATAGTTGAATGGGTGAGTTACCCATGTGACTCATTGTCCAAGGACTCGAGTCAAACAGTTCAAGCTCAGCTAAATCCTTGATCATGGGTTGCAGGTAAACGGTGTGGTGATAGTTGACCCTTTGTAGTCCTTTGAAGTCTCATTATCCCTCGCTACTCTTGCAAAGTCTTCTGGCTTTTGTCTCTTGAAGTacatttcaaatggaaacataGCTATTTGCCTTGCAAGTAGCTAGCCTAAATTTGGTTATTGATTCCCTTGCCTCATGATTATTTCAAGATGTCGCTTGCTTGCATTGGTCGGCGTAAGGTCGATATTGGCAACAACTGCTGTGCGCGCTGGCCATCTCTGATGCTAGCGAGGTTTCGGTGTGTGTAAAATATCCCAACattgtctctcctctctccaagGACTTAGGCGATTTGACGCGAGTGCCCGTGGTTCGACGGACCCGGGGGCCTGACTTTCCGTGTGGAGTTGGCAGAATTACAGACTCATGCTCCATTTGTACAGAACAATGGCGGAATCGGGGGCGGGAAGCAATTGTCACTTttccactttttattttatattgtttttgtgtCCATGTACATTTCCAGCAATGgaagtgttatttttactgtactTTTTGGTACCTTTTTTGAATAATGTATTGTATGGTTGTATTTTACATGTCTGGAATTACCACAACCAAGATCAGAGCTACCAGAgcttttgaaataaacaattttgagtaattttttttcagtgttcctagatttgctttattttttgtgctgaGTCTTGATGCAAGTTGCATGGCTTCtgaaggggagggtggggttgggtgggggggtgtggaagAAAGGGGAGGGGTGTATGATGTAAAAGGGATTTAACTAGTTGGATTTAATTGTAAGCTTAACTAGTAAATGTGTCAGCAAATTGGTTAGTAGATGAGGGCAGccagctttgttttttgttttttttggcttttaaaaaaaagaaaaaaaaaactgactttgACTTTGATCTTTGTCTATACGTTTAAGTGGCTTTGATAGTGTTAATAACCTAAGAATCGAGATTGCGCCTGCAAATGTAAGAGGgcattccctctctcactgGATATTTCCTTTTCTCTAGTGTCTTGGGCAATTATTAGAAATAAACTTTTGGTTTAAGATTTGTGTGTATCCTTATTTAATACTCATAATGGTAATGATTGTGGTTAATGTTAATTCTAATGTTAAATTTCCCTGTTCTCCGTAGTAAGTTTGAGTGTGGTGGTTGACTAGACTGGCAATTGGCTGATACTAATAATTTGAAGAACGCTGGCTTGCTTTCTCCCTCATTTTGAGTAACTGCATTATACAGACTTGCTGTAAAGGGAACTTGTTCAACTGGTAGTTGGCACTTCATAATTGGTCTGATTTTCAGGTACGGAGCTGATGGCTCACTGTAAGGAATTGCACACCTGAGGTATTGTAATTTGTGCTAACCTTCTTGGTGCTTGATAATGTGTCTGGGCAAATTTCTCTTGTCCGTTGGCAAAGGTAAAGTTGGATGGTCAGGCAATTGTTTGGCTGTCTTGTGCCTTAACTCTATTCAAACCAACAAGGCCCTTAAATATTCTCTCCTCAGGAACTTTTCAATATTTCTTTTggaagtttgtttttattatactgTACTCAGTTTATACCTCTGTGTGATGTTACCAGGatgcaaaacaaaccaaactggATGGTGGCCACTGGACCAGTGGTCTGTGTCTTTCAGTTGACTAAAAATTTGCAGAAgcacctttttttctgttctgctgAGCTTGTATTCCAGAGCAAAGTGCTGAAGGGTGGAACCTTTGTGACTGCAGTGCATTCTCCAGAGCTAGTACTACAGGTCGATGGAGAGCTATAGGAGCATATTTGGGCAAGTTGCTGAATATGAAAACAGAATTGTCTTGCTCtgaagagaaaagggggaggggcttctaTGGTGTGCTGCAGTTGTGTATTCCCACCTGTTTGACTGTTACTGAAGTGCAAGTTCCGCACTACTGAAGCACAACATTGTCCGTGTTAGCGATTGGTTGTTGGGAAGGATACAGGCCCAGCTCTCCATAAATATTTGCCATGGTCAGGTATTCAGAGTTAATTGTCTGTGGGTCTTGGTGTTAAGTTCCATTAAACCACTGCAAAGTCTGTATAAAGGAACATGTTCACAATCAAACATTTTAGTTCTATCAATGTCTCAAAATGTCTTAACTGGCAGAGAAGTATTGAATATAATCTTTAGACTCAACTGAAAGGTCTGTTCTGTACAAAGTAGTGTGCTGTTTGGAACCCCAGCAGAAAGTGAACAGCTGTTtctggaagcaaaaaaaaaccttggaaaCCAAGTTAGGTTCTGATATTCATTCCTCGTCCAGTGtttcataaatttcattttttatctgtgAGCCATCTTCAAAGTATGACTGGTGTTCTCGGTACCTGCTGGTGCCTGAAGCTGAACGAACAGATAAGATGACTGGTGAATGCGGTCTGCTCTTGCGACACAGCTGACAAGGTGTCCTACAAAGTAAATTCATCGCTTGTGTGttgtaaaaagtgaaaatgtacaCAAGGCACAGGAGCCTTTCCTTTCAGTTAATTTATGTTGTATGCCTATGCTGGGAAGACTGGCGGCACTTTGACAATTAATGAGCTTTGACGTCCATCAAATTTAGTTTTCAGGTACAAAATAAGCCAGTGTTCGGTTGCCTGCGTTCTTATACATAAATTCCCACGCATTTGAATTGCGCGCACTCCTCAGACTTTCTGAATACTATTCCACTTTACAGCTGCAAATCTTTCTTTCTCGACTGAATATGTGTTGGAACACTATTTACCTTTTTCCCCTgtataacatatttttaaaaattacacgCACAGTCACATATctaaaaatggtttaaaacatttacttcTCTGTGGTTCATGGTATAAAAaatagcattattgttaaataagcattcagatttgttttctctaagggaaaataatgtgaaattatgCATAATGAAATAGTATTGTCTGCAGCCAGGTGTtatggtttgtgtgtatgtgtgtgtgtgtgtgtagaattcCTCCTATGacctttccatttttattatgcCCCAGGCCTCCGTAGGAGGCAGGAGGGGCATTATGTTAAGGCCCCGTCTGTCGTCCATCCGTCCATCGTCCACCAACAGTTTGGTTTCcgctcatttaacagaaaacgcCTTTGTCGATCGTGCtgattttttggtggtgaattgGGCTTGACCACACGAAAGCTGGTTTCCATCGGTGACACCACCGCTAATTCAATATGGCTGCCACGGCCGCCATCTTGAATGAGCGGTGGCGTCACCGATAGAAACCACCCTTCGTGTGGTGAAGTCCAATGTGGTACATTATGTGGTTCGTTTCTATATCAGTCTTTGCTTTCATGACTTTCATGTTCAGTCTTACACCTCAAAGAAGGAATCTGTAACAGTAAGATGTGGGCTGCTGGTGTCTTTGAGTTAAATCTGTCTTTGCTGAGGGACCCACTGTTTCCACAGTGGTTCgtttttgaagaaaatgcaCCATGGACATATTGACACACACTGTAGGATGCCTATGCATCAGTCTCATTGGTATCTGCTCTCAGCCATTTGGAGTAATAAAAGGTTAGTTCAGTTTGTGTGCTATGCAAACTGCAGATTCTGGGGATCCATGGATTTACTAATGGGTGGGGCTAGCTACAGTCACTGGCTTTtttaaccctccccccccaaccccccaagtTGAATTACAGATCATGGTTTATAAATACACATCCACTCTAGTTAAATGTCTGCTTCCATATATATGAGGAATGTGAGAGTATTGCATTCAGTAGAGTAACGCTGCTTGTTCTTGCACATGTAGTTTTACCTTTTTGCCTGCAGTCCTGGTCACCTTGGCAAAGGTAGTATGGGTTATGGTGAAGAACCTTGATTACTTAATGAATCTGATAAGAAGTAGAGCATGTAATGCCTGACTGTTCTAGGGGAGCGCTATACTGATTCTGTACTGAAGTGGTTCTTGCATAGTGGTGCCTTTTCGAAAGGTGTTTCTGCCCGGTTTCGGACCGAGGACCTTTCGCGTGTTAGGCGAATGTGATAACCACTACACTGCAGAAACCTCACTGGTATTGGCTACTGAGTATTGAGTGGGACAGTACAACAAGGTTAACCTGTTACAAAAACAAAGTTTTCCTTAAGAAAAAAGTTTGCGTTATGTTTATTGGTGCTTTCCACCATTTCTCTTGTGGcgtttattttaacaaatatgtGCTACAAATCAATAGTAACTTATCTTTGTTGACACCTTGGTGTACACACTTTTTCTACTCAGCTATAAGCCTACACTGTGCTATGAAGGAACAGGGGCCAATGACCTGAAAGAACTCGTTTCCGCCTGGTTTCGAAATGATGGCCTTTTGTGTAAGCcgaacaatatttattttataggcCAACTTAAACAAGCAGTGCCACAAGCAATGCCCACCAGAAACTCCCAGTCagtcactgtttttatttatttatttttatatttattttttatttttatattttttttcaagatcACATTTgatttctctttctccaccatatgtttattattcataaaataacacaaaaagtaGATAGTAAAGTAATTAAAGATTAAGTTTATTTGGAAGAGATGTAGTGAAGGGAACTATCACTGTCCTCCCAACCGCATCCCACCCAAGCCCGAAATTaagctagggttgccagatttagagtTTTAGAAAACCAGATaccatacacatgtacacacaggtgaCAAAGGGCAGCTTGAAGCTTAATAGCGTAGAGCGGGCATGCTGTCAGtttgcagggtggggggtggagggttaaggagaaggaggagaaaaagtGTAACAGTGGAGACAGAAGAtggaattcattacaaactagcGGAAACTGTTCAATCAATTATTCAGACGAATATTTATAGACTACTGTCAGGTCTGGATCtgtgcaaataatttgaaaactaCACATTCCGGTCCAAAACCGagaatctggcaaccctaagtCAATAATAAAATCTGGGTTACAGGACTCTTTAATTTACACCCTCCTCACAATTCTCGCATTGGAACAGAAGATGAATTAGGCGACAGCCCATCGAAAAGACGTTGCTGGACATTTCTCTCAGGTGGAAGactcttcttttctctcctgTTCAATGGCTGAAAAGGAtacaaaaagataaaataaaatttatggCATTGCCATGCCTCTATAACTAcgacaaaacatttaaaaaacaacaacataaaaacacatttaacccATGCAGATTTTAAGATGTGTTtcattttcctatttatttcaGTCATATTGTCAGGCTAAAATGTTAATGGGTGTATtgaatgattttgttttatcattCAGAAGGAACGTGGACTTTAGTTAGTGTGCACAGGTAGTACGTAGTTGTTGGTGCCCCTAAATATGTAGTGGACACTTTAACTTCTGATGAATTGTGGAGACATCTCTGAcatcagcccctccctcccccgcttTTCTTCCCAGTTTGCGGCACCCGTTCATGCTTATGCCGCAGTGCTGTCTGCGACCTCTGTGCCTCAACAGGATGAACCACCCAGCCCCCCGCAGGGATTACTGTACTGCTTGGACttttatgtaaatacatatacaaatattatttgaccgtttatttatttatttattatttatttattcgtttttattttaaatgcgaACTACACTATTGACTTTTTCTGAACTGGCTATGTTGGTCAATTGGGAGTTAAAATGAAAGACTTATTtctgtactttatttttttaaaatctgtataATCATTGATTACCGTTGTATTCCTGTATCATGCTTCTTCGCACAATGTAATTAAATAGATAAACAGTGGAATGTAAATGATAAGACTCCAGAGTATACAGTTTAGCTCTGTAACTCTGATTTTGTTTCAACACACAAAATCAATAGATAGAGCCAACAGACAACATTAGCAAAGCTGCATTCAGTAGTGTAGGAAATCCACTCAACTTTCTGACACTGGGCCAACTTACTTTCTTTGGTCGGCAAGGGGTTCTTCTCTTTGGTCTCAGTCTTTTTCAGCTTGGACTTATCGAAGCTCTCAATTTCTGTCAGGTCAGGCTTGTCCGACATGTTGGCTGTGACCGGAAAGAGCAAAGCAACAATATGAATCTTGTGCCTcttgaaaaacaaagaattcatttttgtttgcctGCAGTTTTGAATATCCTACTGTTCAGAAGCTGCCAGAACACTACTATTTTTTATGTTATGgcaaaatgtatacatataaaGAGACATGGTCAcctgcatatgcatgtgtgtggaggCCCCAGCCAGTGCTCCCTGCTGTGAGCTGGCCTATACTTCCACCCCTAGGACTCCACTGTGCACCCTGTCCATCCCTGTGGGCCCGGGCTTTCATTCTCCCTTCTGCTCAGACACCATCATTACCCCTCCCTgagctcctctcccctcctctcctctcctgtcctgtcctctcctctcccaaactcccctctcctctcctcccctctcctctcctccattctcctctcccctcctctcctcccctcttctctcctcccttcaccattcctctctccctccctccctccctcctgcctcagccctccctccctccctctctccctactGCCTCAGCCCCAGTCACATACATGCATCCCTGGAACAGCAGCCTGGAGAGTAGATACATTACAGCTCACTCTCTGTTCCCCCCTCTCAGACCCCagcatccacccccccccccatcgctcaCT is from Anguilla anguilla isolate fAngAng1 chromosome 9, fAngAng1.pri, whole genome shotgun sequence and encodes:
- the LOC118236560 gene encoding heterogeneous nuclear ribonucleoprotein A/B-like isoform X1 — encoded protein: MSDTEQQFMETSENGNGEEDLNGAETAEQPELAEEPEEQEEAVAETAAAAEEEEEDSQNGAAEGGQINASKGEEDAGKMFVGGLSWDTNRKDLKDYFSKFGEVTDCTIKMDTNTGRSRGFGFILFKDASSVDKVLEQKEHRLDGRQIDPKRAMAMKKEPVKKIFVGGLNPETTEEKIREYFGPFGEIESIELPMDPKTNKRRGFVFITFKEESPVKKVLEKKYHNVSGSKVTNGKDGLCEIKIAQPKEVYQQQQFGGRGGGYGRGRGRGGQSQNWNQGYNNYWNQGYGNQGYGYGGQQGYGGYGAYGNYDYSPGYYGYGGGYDYNQGNTSYGKSPRRGGHQSSYKPY
- the LOC118236560 gene encoding heterogeneous nuclear ribonucleoprotein A/B-like isoform X2; translation: MSDTEQQFMETSENGNGEEDLNGAETAEQPELAEEPEEQEEAVAETAAAAEEEEEDSQNGAAEGGQINASKGEEDAGKMFVGGLSWDTNRKDLKDYFSKFGEVTDCTIKMDTNTGRSRGFGFILFKDASSVDKVLEQKEHRLDGRQIDPKRAMAMKKEPVKKIFVGGLNPETTEEKIREYFGPFGEIESIELPMDPKTNKRRGFVFITFKEESPVKKVLEKKYHNVSGSKCEIKIAQPKEVYQQQQFGGRGGGYGRGRGRGGQSQNWNQGYNNYWNQGYGNQGYGYGGQQGYGGYGAYGNYDYSPGYYGYGGGYDYNQGNTSYGKSPRRGGHQSSYKPY
- the LOC118235463 gene encoding thymosin beta-11-like, which produces MSDKPDLTEIESFDKSKLKKTETKEKNPLPTKETIEQERKEESST